The Alnus glutinosa chromosome 7, dhAlnGlut1.1, whole genome shotgun sequence genome includes a region encoding these proteins:
- the LOC133872827 gene encoding uncharacterized protein LOC133872827 — protein sequence MDSFTIPNIVKLLLPLLFFFVQFIITLGSHAELMPVHELSTGTLQPMGLTEYRMVEAHDSHDARRRLAPFQLCLLCKCCAAAATTSCTTMPCCFGIDCQLPNKPYGVCAFVPKKCDCISCAV from the exons ATGGACAGTTTCACAATCCCAAACATCGTAAAGTTGTTGTTACCGTTACTATTCTTCTTTGTTCAGTTTATCATCACCCTTG GATCCCACGCGGAGCTGATGCCAGTTCATGAGCTATCAACCGGGACACTACAGCCCATGGGTCTAACAGAGTACCGGATGGTTGAAGCTCATGATTCTCACGATGCACGACGGAGGTTAGCGCCCTTCCAGCTTTGTTTGTTATGCAAGTGCTGCGCTGCTGCCGCCACTACCAGCTGCACCACTATGCCTTGCTGCTTTGGCATCGACTGCCAGCTTCCTAACAAGCCTTATGGAGTCTGCGCTTTCGTGCCCAAGAAGTGTGACTGTATTTCTTGTGCTGTCTAA
- the LOC133873477 gene encoding protein LURP-one-related 5-like, translated as MSRIHPADQNRCHDMLLKEKAEEDAQVLLRPAVLTVWKRSSMTFQGTDGFTVFDHRGRLAFRVDNYSRKSSFITGSGGLVLMDGAGNALLTLKPQVLSMQYQWNAYRGEDKCGRNPNSKSKVFSMRSGSMLFHSSKDVEAIVMMGGQSDQTPDFRIEGCFRRRNCKIKTRSGEMVAKIARKRVNNKILLGDDVFTLAVQPGFDTQLIMAFVIILDRICVKPFAPVLCS; from the exons ATGTCCAGAATCCATCCTGCTGATCAGAACAGATGCCATGATATGTTGTTGAAGGAAAAGGCGGAAGAAGATGCCCAAGTACTACTACGTCCTGCCGTGCTCACTGTGTGGAAGCGATCTAGCATGACTTTCCAGGGGACAGACGGATTCACTGTTTTCGACCACCGGGGAAGATTGGCTTTCCGGGTTGACAACTATTCGAGGAAAAGCAGTTTCATTACAGGATCAGGAGGGCTGGTCCTCATGGACGGTGCTGGGAACGCTTTGTTAACTTTGAAACCTCAG GTATTGAGCATGCAATATCAGTGGAATGCATACAGAGGAGAAGATAAATGCGGAAGAAATCCAAATTCCAAGTCCAAGGTATTCTCAATGAGAAGCGGATCAATGCTTTTCCACAGTAGCAAAGACGTCGAGGCAATTGTTATGATGGGAGGACAATCTGATCAGACACCAGATTTCAGGATTGAAGGGTGTTTTAGAAGGCGAAATTGCAAAATAAAGACTAGGAGTGGAGAAATGGTTGCAAAGATTGCTAGGAAGAGAGTGAACAACAAAATATTGCTTGGGGACGATGTGTTCACCCTGGCGGTACAACCTGGCTTTGACACACAGCTTATCATGGCCTTTGTAATTATCTTAGACCGCATTTGCGTTAAGCCATTTGCCCCCGTTTTGTGTTCCTAA
- the LOC133873884 gene encoding ethanolamine-phosphate cytidylyltransferase, which yields MGSDEGRPENVRSTARILATCLIGGVVVGVSLLGLSQLPSGIRWRKKNKPIRVYMDGCFDMMHYGHCNALRQARALGDQLVVGVVSDAEITANKGPPVTPLKERMIMVNAVKWVDEVIPDAPYAITEDFMKKLFDEYNIDYIIHGDDPCVLPDGTDAYALAKKAGRYKQIKRTEGVSSTDIVGRMLLCVRERAISDSNNHSSLQRQFSHGHGQKFEDGGSGTGTRVSHFLPTSRRIVQFSNGKGPGQDARIIYIDGAFDLFHAGHVEILRVARELGDFLLVGIHNDQTVSATRGAHRPIMNLHERSLSVLACRYVDEVIIGAPWEVSKDMITTFDISLVVHGTVSENNDFQKEKCNPYAVPISMGIFKILESPLDITTITIIQRIVSNHEAYQKRNEKKAESEKRYYEGKTFVSGD from the exons ATGGGTTCGGATGAGGGGCGCCCGGAAAATGTACGGAGTACGGCGAGGATTCTGGCAACGTGCTTGATCGGAGGGGTTGTTGTGGGGGTCTCGCTGTTGGGCCTATCGCAACTGCCTTCGGGAATTCGGtggagaaagaagaataaaCCCATACGGGTCTACATGGATGGCTGTTTTGACATGATGCACTACGGCCACTGCAATGCCCTGCGTCAGGCTCGTGCTCTTGGCGACCAATTGGTTGTTGGTGTTGTCAGCGATGCCGAAATTACTGCCAACAAAGGTCCTCCTGTTACCCCTCTTAAAGAAAG GATGATTATGGTCAACGCTGTCAAGTGGGTTGACGAGGTTATCCCTGATGCGCCTTATGCCATAACTGAAGATTTCATGAAGAAGCTCTTCGACGAGTACAACATAGACTACATCATTCATGGTGACGATCCATGCGTTCTTCCTGATGGTACTGATGCTTATGCTCTCGCCAAGAAGGCTGGTCGCTACAAGCAAATAAAGCGCACTGAAGGAGTCTCCAGCACGGACATTGTTG GTCGTATGCTTCTTTGTGTAAGAGAGAGAGCCATTAGTGACAGTAACAACCATTCTTCTTTGCAAAGACAGTTCAGCCACGGTCACGGCCAGAAATTTGAAGATGGTGGGTCAGGAACTGGAACTCGTGTATCTCATTTTCTGCCAACATCTCGCAGAATTGTTCAATTCTCGAATGGGAAG GGCCCAGGACAGGATGCACGAATCATTTATATAGATGGTGCCTTTGATCTTTTTCATGCTGGACATGTTGAG ATCTTGAGGGTTGCTAGGGAGCTTGGAGATTTTCTTCTTGTTGGGATACACAATGATCAGACTGTCAG TGCTACTAGGGGAGCACATCGCCCTATAATGAATCTTCATGAAAGAAGTTTAAGTGTTCTAGCTTGCCGCTATGTAGACGAGGTGATAATTGGGGCTCCATGGGAGGTGTCAAAAGACATG ATCACTACCTTCGACATCTCCCTTGTTGTCCACGGAACAGTATCAGAGAATAATGATTTTCAGAAG GAAAAGTGCAACCCATACGCTGTTCCAATCAGTATGGGtatctttaaaattttggaaagtccTCTGGATATCACCACTATCACGATAATTCAAAGGATCGTATCAAACCATGAAGCATACCAG AAACGTAATGAGAAGAAGGCAGAAAGTGAGAAAAGGTACTATGAGGGCAAGACTTTTGTGTCTGGTGACTGA